TGACTCAACCTTGCGATGGACCTTTATTGGTTACCGACGTGCCGCTACTTCGCGACCGCTGCCTCCCGGGGCGAGGTCTCCCGAGGTCTACCGGCAGGCGGACGTCTTGGCTGTTTCCGCACCGGCGACCGCGGCCTCGGCCCGCCCGATTCCCTCGTTATTGAGATGGCTGCGAGCGTACTGCAGGTCCGCTTGTGCTCTGTTCAGGTTGGCGCGAGCTTCCTCACAGGTCATTGTGGCCGCGGCGGTCCCGCTCGCGGACACACCGATAGCGGCGAGGAGGGCGACCGCGCCGAGAACCGCGCCGATCCTGGACTTCGTCATTGTGGATCCCCTGTCGTCGGTATCTGCCGCTCCTGGTTAGCATCGGTGAAAGATGCCTTCTCACAGTACCTTTGCCGACCGAACCCACGGATCAGATTTGCTCGTTCCGCATGACGATTCGTGCTGACGGAACACCGCGGTCGGCCCGGAGCGAATGGATGTCTCCTCATGGGTTGGCGCGGACGCCGAAGATCTCGTTCATCGATTCCGTTGTCAGGACACCGGATTCGTGAATGCGGACGTGATCGCTGACAAGGTAGCGGGAGTAGATGTCGATCATCGGGTAGGCGTCGAAATATTGGCCCTTCGCCGGGCCGGGATGCCTGTCCCATGGTGTGTGGACGTGGTGTGTGACGGGCTGACGGCCGGCCCTGAAATCCCGCGAGTTGCCGGCCTGGTTGCCCATGTTCTGCGTTTCCTGAGGGCTCGAACCAGGGCAACGGTTTGACCTGCATATATCGGTTTTTGTTGGTGATCCGAGAGCGATGCGCAGGTCAGGAAAACCTGCTGACCTGTGGAAACAACGTCACAGCTAGGTGCCCTCGGCGGGGCTCCATGCACATGAGAACCGTGCCGACCAGCATCTTCTTACTGGCCGGTTGGTGGTTGAAGCCGAATTCGCCCTGAATCGAGGCAAGCAGTAGAGGGCGCCGTCTCGATCTCCCCACCCTGCCGCTCGAACATTCGTCGCGCTCGGTTGCCTGCCAACCGCCCAGTCGGCGATGTTCAAGCCGACCTGGCGGCAGCAGATTATTTCATTCCCTTGCCGATTTCCTCGCTGATGGAGTCCTGATAGATTTCGGCGTAGGTTTTTGAGTCTTTTACCAGGTCGTCGCAGAAAGCTGCGACGTCATTGCCGATGAGTTCGATGACTCCTTTGCCGGAGGCGACCCCTTCTTCGAAGAAGTCGAGCATGCCCGAGAGCAAGGTCCCGTCGACCAGATCGACCGGCCCGATCTTGAAAAGGTATTTTTGAATCTCCTTGTAGACGATCTGGTAGTCGGATGGGAGTGCCTTGACCCGCGCCATGTGCGCCCGCCACTCCTTCTTGCCTTCGATGATGTCGCGGATGCCCACGTTATCCTCCTAGCCGGTCCAGTTTGTTTGCCACGTTCTTGTTCAGCTGCTCGCGCCACTTGTCGCGATAGTCCTTGCATCCTTCTTCGCCGGCGATCGCCGCGCAGAAGCCCTTGATGTCATTGCCGAGTGCCTCTTGGACACTCGAGCCATCCGACGCTGTTTCCTCGAGCAGCCCCAAGGCGCCATCGAGGATCGGCATCAGGTTGCGGCCGGTGAGGCCCGAGTAGGGGGAGAGGCGGATCTTGATCTCTTCCCACGCTGCTTGATACTCGGTCGGGAGGGCCTTGGCTCGAGCTTCCAAGGCTTTGTATTCCCTGGTGAGATCGCTGCCTGTGATTGTCTCCCAGAAGTTCATTTCTCACTTCCCTTGAGCTCGTTGATACGTGATGACACGTATTCCCATTTCGTCCAGAAGGACGCGAGTTCTTTGCGTCCAGTGTCGTTGAGCGCGTAGAACTTTCGCGGCGGGCCGACTTCGGAACGTCGTTTCGAAACATCGACCAGGCCGTTCTTCTCCAAGCGCAGCAGGATGGCGTAGACCGTCCCCTCGATGACGTCGCCGAAGCCGAGTTCATTCAGTCTGCGCGTGATGGCGTAGCCGTAGGTCTCCTCGGTGTCGATGATCTCGAGGACGCAGCCTTCGAGCGTGCCTTTCAGCATCTCCGTCAAGTTGTCCGTGGCAGCCTCCTTTGAATGAAGCGCACTATTCAGTGTCGCTGACTACCACTAGACTGTATCACAGAGTAGAACGTGGTCACCCTGCTCCGTGCCGCGTTCCGGGAAGCTTGCGTGACCGCTACTCGGTGATGCTATCTACTGGTAGTCGGCGACACTGAGTAGGGGGAGGCATGGTCGACGTAGCGAACGTTCTGTCGGAAAGGGGACTGCCGCGCAAATCGCCTCCCAACCTTCGGGGCGGTTTCACGATCGATGAGGCAGGGGCGTTCGCCGGCGTCACGACAGCGACAGTGCGGCTCTACCACCAGTACGGCCTGGTCGAGGAGCCCGAGGCCGACAGTTCGGGCTGTCGCCGATACCGTTCCGCAGAGCTGCTGCGGTTGGTGCAGGTCCGGACCCTGGCGGGGGCGGGCATACCGCTGGTCGAAATCGGGGATCTGCTCGAATACCTCTCTCACTTCGAGCGCGTCCTCGACGGCAGTCGGTAATTCACAGCGGCGCCGAGCGGGCAATCGGTCGCGCGATGGCGCAGGATCTGCTCGGTTATCTTGCCGAGAATCTCGAGGATGCCCGTGAATTCCGGGTCGAGGCTTTCCATGCGGCGTCCGAAACGGGCACGCACCGCCTCGGCGCACGCAGTTCGCTGCGGCGATGTGGGAAGGGGCGCAGGCGAATTGGCGCGAGTTGGCCGCTTCGACGCTGGCTCGCTGAACCTCTGACATGCCTGACCGGGTGAAACGTCATAACAGCGGTCATGACAGCGCAGTATCAGGGTCGTGTCAGGCCAGGCGCTGATAGTGATTGGCATGACGAAGAACAGCACATCCTCGACCAACTCGACCTGGACCGGCATGGTGTCGGTGGATGACACGGCACTGGCCGTGACCGACACCGGCGGACCCGGCATTCCCGTTGTCTACCTGAATGGGGCATACGCAGACCAGAAGCACTGGCGGCCGACGATCGCCGATCTCGGCAGCGGCTACCGGCACATCAGCTACGACACGCGGGCCCGCGGCAAGTCCAAGCAGTCGGCGGACTACTCCTTCGAAGCGTGCCTGCGTGATCTCGATGCAGTCCTGGCGGCCCGCGGGGTGGACCGGCCGCTGCTCGTGGGCTGGTCCTACGGCGGAATCCTGGCCTGGAACTGGGCCGACCGGAATCCCGACCGCGCCTTGGGATCGGTGATCGTGGACGCCTTTCCGTATGGCTTGACCGGCGAAGAGGGCCGGGACCGCATCCGTCAGCAGTTCCACAAGATGCGGTTTCTGCTGCCGTTGGCCCGACCGCTGGGCCTGGCCGGGCGGATGAGTGCCGCCCAGCATGCCGAGGTCGGCATCGACGCCAACGAGTACGCCGCCGCCGGCGATCCGGTCCTCAGCCGCCTGGCCTGTCCGACGCGATTCGTCGTGGCCACGGGTAACAGCCTCGGGAGCGAGGACGGAGAGATGGAACGGGTGCGCACCTCCCTCGACCCGGCCCTCGCCCACAACCCGAACGTCAAGGTGAGTGCGAAGGTCGCGAGCAACCACTCCCACATCGTGCGCAAAGACTTCCGCGCCATCGCTCAGGCTGTCCGCGAGACCTTGGCGGCCCAGCCTCAGGCTCCAGCGGATTCGTCCGGCGAATAACCGGGCCCACGGCCCGCAATTCGGCCTGGCCCCGTCATGGCCTGGATGGCACACAAGATCACCGCGGCCCCGACGGCGTCCGGGGTTCCAGCTCTCTGGATAAGGAATCGCAGCATGATAAGCACGACAAACGGGACATCCGGTGCGAGACGCACCTGGCGCCGGACGGTGTTGAAAGGCGCGCTGGGTGTCGGCGCACTCGCCGGTTGCGGCAACGACTCCCGCGGTGGCGTCGAGGATGGCGTGGCGGAAGGCCAGGGCAAGGAACGCGAGCGTCGAGCAGGGCCACAGTCGTCCGATCCTGCCTCGGCTGAGGGGAGTTCTGTCATGCGTGCCTTCGAAGACGCTCGTCCGAACCGATTCGTCCAGCGGTTGCTGGGTGATCGTCATTCGCTGCCGCTGTCCATCGTGTTGCATTTGGTCCCCGGTGTACTGATTGTCGCCGCCTACCTGCTCATCGGTGAACCAGTTGTCGAGGCCATCGGCTATCCGTCCCTATTGGGCTGGGCGATCGCCTTGTGCCTGGTGCTGATACCGATCCTGTCAGGGCTGCTGTGGTTGGGTCGCAGGCACAATGGCCGCTTCTCGCTGCGTGGCGTGCTGCACTACACCGGTCGGCCGCTTTCGCGCGGGAAGCTGGCGGCGATGGTCATCCCCCTCATCGTGTGGATGATGGTGCTGAGCTTCGCGACTGCCCCGTTGAATACCTTCTTCCTCGAGAACTTCTTCACCCGGGTGCCGTACAACGACGATGCCGGCAGCGCCACTAAGTTCCTCGACGGCTACTCGTACTCGGTCATGCTCACCACGATGTTGGTCTGCCTGCCCCTGACCGGAATCTCCCTGCCGCTCATCGAGGAGCTGTACTTCCGCGGTTTCCTGCTGCCCCGCATCGCCCACCTTCGTGGCTGGGCCCCTGTGGTCAGTGCGGTCCTGTTCTCGCTGTACCACTTCTGGTCGCCCTGGGTGTTCGTGTCGCGGGTGATCTTCATGTTCCCGGGATTCTGGTTCGCCTGGCGGGAGAAGGACATCCGGCTCTCGATCGGGATGCACGTCGGGGTGACCTCGATCATGGCGACGCTGGGCACCATCGCTGTCGCGCTGAACCTCATCTGAGGGATCTGGATGCCGAAACCAGGACCGCGGGGTGGCCGGGCATCCATGTGGACTGGACGTGGACCAGGGGCGTGGCGGCGAACTGCTCCACCATCTGCACAATGGCGCGACCGCATGTCACAGTGGATCCCGGCGGTTGTTCATAGGCCAAGGACAATCTGCCGCCGGGCCTCAGCCGAGTGGCCAGATCTTTGATGACAGTTGCGCCGTCGTCCCAGTACTGCCAGACATTGATGCCGTAAATCAGGTCGAAGTCCCGTAATTCGGGATCGAGATCGGCGGCGTCTGCGTGCCTCAGGTCCAGCAGCCCGGTCGAGACGAAAGTTCGGGTGCGGCGCGTGGCCTGGCGCAACATGACCGGTGACAGATCCACGCCTACCACGCGGCCGTCCGGCGCCAGCCTGCACAGCTCGGCGAGTGTGACACCGGGGCCATAACCGAGTTCGAGTACATGCGCATCCGGCGCGGGCTCGAGTTTGCCCATTGCCCACTTGCCACGGCTGGTGTAGTCACGTCGGTGCGCCATGACCACGCCGGCGACCGCGCCGCGAATGCCACGCGGGTGCGCGAAGTGAACGGCACAATTCTTGCTGAGAGTCACTGTCGCGCTCCTGGATCATGGCGTGGGCACACAACTCGCGCGGACCGCTTGCCTCTTCTGCCGGTCCCTGGCTCACACCATCGCTCGAACACTCCTGGCTCGAATGCACTGTGGCTCTTGACGTCTTCGCTACCCAGCAAGGCGATACTGGGTGAGGAGCTGTGGCTGGACGAGCGGCCACGAGACGCGGCAATGGCCGTCAATGCGCCCGGCGCCGTGGCGGGAATCACGGCGGTGGTTGCCGCGTGGAATCGACGCCCGGCGCAAGCGGTGACGGCAACCGCGATCCAGATGCTTCTGCAGCTCGGTTATTGGCGTCAGATGGTCACCTACTACGAGCGGGGTCGCTCAGCGGGCGCACGCCGAAGGTCGGCGGATTCTGCGGTCGTGCGGTCGTGAGGTGTTTGATCGCGGTCGATACCGCGCCCGGAACTGATCGACAACTCCGCGCACAGGTCGGCGGAGGTCATGGTGTCCTGCTCGGTGTAGAGCAGCGCCGTCAGCACCCGCGCGGTCGAGCGTTGCATCCCGCCGCCCGCCGCCCGCCGC
The DNA window shown above is from Nocardia sp. NBC_01730 and carries:
- a CDS encoding DUF1048 domain-containing protein gives rise to the protein MNFWETITGSDLTREYKALEARAKALPTEYQAAWEEIKIRLSPYSGLTGRNLMPILDGALGLLEETASDGSSVQEALGNDIKGFCAAIAGEEGCKDYRDKWREQLNKNVANKLDRLGG
- a CDS encoding DUF1048 domain-containing protein, which produces MGIRDIIEGKKEWRAHMARVKALPSDYQIVYKEIQKYLFKIGPVDLVDGTLLSGMLDFFEEGVASGKGVIELIGNDVAAFCDDLVKDSKTYAEIYQDSISEEIGKGMK
- a CDS encoding alpha/beta fold hydrolase, with product MTKNSTSSTNSTWTGMVSVDDTALAVTDTGGPGIPVVYLNGAYADQKHWRPTIADLGSGYRHISYDTRARGKSKQSADYSFEACLRDLDAVLAARGVDRPLLVGWSYGGILAWNWADRNPDRALGSVIVDAFPYGLTGEEGRDRIRQQFHKMRFLLPLARPLGLAGRMSAAQHAEVGIDANEYAAAGDPVLSRLACPTRFVVATGNSLGSEDGEMERVRTSLDPALAHNPNVKVSAKVASNHSHIVRKDFRAIAQAVRETLAAQPQAPADSSGE
- a CDS encoding class I SAM-dependent methyltransferase, translated to MTLSKNCAVHFAHPRGIRGAVAGVVMAHRRDYTSRGKWAMGKLEPAPDAHVLELGYGPGVTLAELCRLAPDGRVVGVDLSPVMLRQATRRTRTFVSTGLLDLRHADAADLDPELRDFDLIYGINVWQYWDDGATVIKDLATRLRPGGRLSLAYEQPPGSTVTCGRAIVQMVEQFAATPLVHVQSTWMPGHPAVLVSASRSLR
- a CDS encoding PadR family transcriptional regulator, which gives rise to MLKGTLEGCVLEIIDTEETYGYAITRRLNELGFGDVIEGTVYAILLRLEKNGLVDVSKRRSEVGPPRKFYALNDTGRKELASFWTKWEYVSSRINELKGSEK
- a CDS encoding CPBP family intramembrane glutamic endopeptidase encodes the protein MISTTNGTSGARRTWRRTVLKGALGVGALAGCGNDSRGGVEDGVAEGQGKERERRAGPQSSDPASAEGSSVMRAFEDARPNRFVQRLLGDRHSLPLSIVLHLVPGVLIVAAYLLIGEPVVEAIGYPSLLGWAIALCLVLIPILSGLLWLGRRHNGRFSLRGVLHYTGRPLSRGKLAAMVIPLIVWMMVLSFATAPLNTFFLENFFTRVPYNDDAGSATKFLDGYSYSVMLTTMLVCLPLTGISLPLIEELYFRGFLLPRIAHLRGWAPVVSAVLFSLYHFWSPWVFVSRVIFMFPGFWFAWREKDIRLSIGMHVGVTSIMATLGTIAVALNLI
- a CDS encoding MerR family transcriptional regulator, producing the protein MVDVANVLSERGLPRKSPPNLRGGFTIDEAGAFAGVTTATVRLYHQYGLVEEPEADSSGCRRYRSAELLRLVQVRTLAGAGIPLVEIGDLLEYLSHFERVLDGSR